The following coding sequences are from one Selenomonas sputigena ATCC 35185 window:
- a CDS encoding MBL fold metallo-hydrolase RNA specificity domain-containing protein, producing MKLTFLGAAHTVTGSCYLLESEERKVLVDCGMFQGGRRIRELNYKEFCFNPAELDCVILTHAHIDHCGLVPKLYKEGFKGAVYATKVTCELAHIMLPDSAHIQEHDSEVLNRKIQRSGDTLIRPLYAMEDAEASLKHFVPKSYNELFRVENNIEVRFRDAGHIIGSAIVEMYVEENGKKTKLVFSGDLGQPDQPIIKDPTIIEGADYLLLESTYGDRLHQFYDKETALLEAVQDTMERGGNLIIPAFAVGRTQTLLYYFYKLWKEGRMEDVPIILDSPMAIAATRVFMENMQEFDETTVELLAKHGGGLPQMPHLRICETAEESRALNSQASSAVIISASGMADAGRILHHLKHNLWRPESTILFVGYQAEGSLGRRLIDGVKRVKVMGEEIAVKANIQMLEGFSAHADMNQILDWLAPIQEPNPARVFVVHGEPSASESLAEQIEKRFKLKTYIPFFGDSIVMTGREHEIHESHLPEVSVEKEMEDFLRTVDSTYRQQRRRLLQYVVRNPQQMEVVVRTVQKGWNYMKKLFATFNL from the coding sequence TGGACTGCGGCATGTTTCAAGGCGGTCGCCGCATACGCGAGTTGAATTACAAGGAGTTTTGCTTCAATCCTGCTGAACTCGACTGCGTGATTCTGACACATGCACATATCGACCATTGCGGTCTTGTGCCGAAACTCTATAAAGAGGGTTTCAAGGGGGCTGTATATGCGACGAAAGTGACCTGCGAGTTGGCGCATATCATGCTGCCGGATTCTGCCCATATACAGGAACACGATTCGGAAGTTCTGAACCGCAAGATTCAGCGCAGCGGCGATACGCTGATTCGGCCGCTCTATGCGATGGAAGATGCAGAAGCGTCATTGAAACATTTTGTGCCGAAGTCTTACAACGAATTGTTTCGCGTAGAAAACAACATCGAAGTGCGTTTTCGTGACGCCGGGCATATCATTGGCTCTGCCATCGTGGAAATGTACGTGGAAGAGAACGGGAAGAAGACGAAGCTCGTGTTTTCCGGCGATTTAGGTCAGCCCGATCAGCCCATCATCAAAGACCCTACGATCATCGAAGGGGCGGATTATCTGCTGCTTGAGTCGACATACGGCGATCGCCTGCATCAATTCTACGATAAGGAAACAGCCCTACTGGAAGCCGTGCAGGACACGATGGAGCGCGGCGGCAATCTCATCATCCCGGCTTTTGCTGTCGGACGCACGCAGACCTTGCTCTATTATTTTTATAAGCTTTGGAAGGAAGGGCGCATGGAGGATGTTCCCATCATTTTGGACAGCCCCATGGCGATTGCTGCTACGCGCGTGTTCATGGAGAACATGCAGGAGTTTGACGAGACGACGGTCGAGCTGTTGGCGAAGCACGGCGGCGGCTTGCCGCAAATGCCGCATCTGCGCATCTGCGAGACTGCGGAAGAATCGCGGGCTTTGAATTCGCAGGCGAGCTCCGCCGTCATCATTTCGGCGAGCGGCATGGCAGATGCCGGGCGCATTCTCCATCATCTCAAGCACAACCTTTGGCGACCGGAGTCGACGATTCTCTTTGTCGGCTATCAAGCGGAAGGCAGTTTGGGCAGACGCCTCATCGACGGCGTGAAACGCGTCAAGGTCATGGGCGAGGAAATCGCAGTCAAAGCCAATATTCAAATGCTGGAAGGGTTCTCCGCCCATGCAGATATGAACCAGATCCTTGATTGGCTCGCGCCCATACAGGAGCCGAATCCCGCGCGCGTATTCGTCGTCCATGGTGAGCCGTCGGCCTCGGAATCGCTTGCCGAACAAATCGAAAAACGCTTCAAACTCAAGACATATATTCCGTTCTTTGGTGATTCCATCGTCATGACGGGGCGCGAACATGAGATTCACGAGTCTCATCTGCCGGAAGTTTCCGTCGAAAAGGAAATGGAGGACTTCCTGCGCACGGTTGATTCCACCTACCGCCAGCAAAGACGTCGCCTGCTGCAGTACGTTGTGCGCAATCCGCAGCAGATGGAGGTTGTCGTCCGCACGGTGCAGAAGGGCTGGAACTATATGAAGAAGCTTTTTGCGACGTTCAATCTCTGA
- a CDS encoding aspartate carbamoyltransferase catalytic subunit has product MSKNPVSLRGKNILGLEDFSPEEIQLVLDSAKGMKNVIHRDIKKLPTLRGKSIVTLFYEPSTRTRSSFELAGKYLGADVVNITAGTSSIVKGESLRDTLLTVEAMGVDAIVMRHKAEGAAAYATQVVSPVIINAGDGAHAHPSQGLLDLFIILQYKNTLQGLKVAIIGDISHSRVARSDLWGMRKMGMEVHLAGPKTLLPRFLKEEPGIFVHECIEDAIRDADVINVLRIQLERQKAGLFPSMREYARIFGLNEERLKLAKEDVLVLHPGPMNKGLEISPRVAYSSHSAIQEQVQNGVAVRMALLALALMGGKQNEADL; this is encoded by the coding sequence TTGAGCAAGAATCCTGTTTCATTACGCGGCAAAAACATTTTAGGACTGGAAGATTTCTCACCGGAGGAAATCCAGCTTGTCCTTGATTCTGCCAAAGGCATGAAGAATGTGATCCACAGGGATATCAAGAAACTTCCCACATTGCGAGGAAAGTCAATCGTCACATTGTTCTATGAGCCGAGCACGAGGACGCGCTCCTCTTTCGAGTTGGCGGGCAAGTATCTCGGCGCTGATGTCGTCAATATCACAGCGGGGACGAGCAGCATCGTCAAGGGGGAGAGTCTGCGCGATACGCTGCTGACGGTTGAAGCCATGGGAGTTGATGCCATCGTCATGCGCCACAAGGCTGAAGGTGCGGCGGCCTATGCGACACAGGTTGTGTCGCCCGTGATCATCAATGCGGGCGATGGAGCGCATGCACATCCGTCACAGGGCTTGTTGGATTTGTTCATCATCTTGCAGTACAAGAATACCTTGCAAGGCCTGAAGGTCGCCATCATCGGCGACATTTCGCACAGCCGCGTGGCGCGCTCCGATCTATGGGGCATGCGCAAAATGGGGATGGAGGTTCATCTGGCCGGACCGAAGACACTGCTGCCGCGCTTTCTTAAAGAAGAACCGGGAATCTTCGTGCATGAGTGTATAGAAGATGCCATCCGCGATGCGGATGTCATCAATGTGCTGCGCATTCAGCTTGAAAGGCAGAAAGCAGGTCTTTTCCCTTCCATGCGTGAGTACGCACGCATCTTCGGTTTGAATGAGGAAAGGCTGAAGCTTGCTAAGGAGGATGTGCTTGTACTGCATCCGGGTCCGATGAACAAGGGACTGGAAATATCACCGCGTGTAGCTTACAGCAGCCATTCCGCCATACAGGAGCAGGTGCAGAACGGCGTGGCAGTTCGCATGGCGCTCTTGGCTCTGGCATTGATGGGAGGAAAGCAGAATGAAGCAGATCTTTAA
- a CDS encoding dihydroorotase — translation MKQIFKGGRVVDPKNGVDEKLDILVEDGIVQKVDKNVVDEEAKIVDVSGKVLVPGLIDMHTHLREPGQEAKEDFLSGSKAAAAGGFTTVATMPNTSPVVDTAALVRSLQTRAKEVGLVHIEIIGALTKGQKGEELAEVGDMSLAGAVAFSDDGHYVKSAKVMMNGMDYLKKFDKIIIDHDEELSLIEEGVMNEGHRSAMLGMKGRPTVAEDIAVARDILLAEYVDSPVHVAHISSARSAELVREGKRRGVKVTAEVTPHHLILTDACVNPLDSSTKVNPPLRGQKDVDAMLEALQDGTIDIIVSDHSPHAEEEKDREYMYAPSGFPGLETTLGLLLTAFYHKGKMDLSTLIAKMTSAPAALFHLKAGSLEAGMPADITVIDLEKEWVVDADKFYTRGTHSPYVGRRLKGRAVMTVVDGRIVMRDGNVLASKKENVG, via the coding sequence ATGAAGCAGATCTTTAAGGGTGGTCGCGTCGTAGATCCGAAGAATGGCGTAGATGAAAAACTGGATATTCTCGTCGAGGACGGCATTGTTCAAAAGGTTGACAAGAATGTGGTAGATGAAGAGGCCAAAATCGTCGATGTCAGCGGCAAGGTTCTCGTTCCCGGCCTCATTGATATGCACACGCATCTGCGTGAGCCGGGGCAGGAAGCGAAAGAGGATTTCCTGTCCGGCTCGAAGGCGGCGGCTGCAGGCGGCTTCACGACGGTCGCCACCATGCCAAATACAAGCCCTGTCGTAGACACCGCCGCCCTGGTGCGCAGCCTGCAGACACGGGCGAAAGAGGTCGGACTCGTTCACATCGAAATCATCGGTGCACTGACAAAGGGACAGAAGGGCGAAGAGCTTGCAGAAGTGGGCGATATGAGTCTCGCTGGAGCTGTGGCGTTTTCCGATGACGGACACTATGTGAAATCTGCCAAGGTCATGATGAATGGCATGGATTATCTGAAAAAGTTTGATAAGATCATCATCGATCATGATGAAGAACTCTCGCTCATCGAAGAAGGCGTCATGAACGAAGGACATCGAAGCGCGATGCTCGGCATGAAGGGGCGTCCGACTGTGGCGGAAGATATCGCTGTGGCGCGCGATATCCTGCTTGCAGAATATGTCGATTCGCCCGTCCATGTTGCGCACATCAGTTCGGCACGTTCTGCCGAGCTTGTACGCGAAGGGAAGCGGCGCGGCGTCAAGGTCACGGCGGAAGTTACGCCGCATCACCTCATCCTGACGGATGCCTGTGTCAATCCGCTGGATTCTTCCACCAAGGTCAATCCGCCGCTGCGTGGGCAGAAGGATGTCGACGCCATGCTTGAGGCGCTTCAGGACGGTACGATCGACATCATCGTTTCCGATCACTCGCCGCATGCCGAGGAGGAAAAAGATCGGGAATACATGTATGCGCCGAGTGGTTTTCCAGGTCTTGAAACGACGTTGGGGCTTTTGCTGACAGCGTTTTACCACAAGGGGAAAATGGATTTATCCACGCTCATTGCCAAGATGACTTCAGCGCCTGCTGCATTGTTTCACCTGAAGGCAGGAAGTTTGGAAGCAGGAATGCCGGCGGACATCACGGTCATCGATCTCGAAAAAGAGTGGGTGGTGGATGCCGACAAGTTCTATACGCGCGGCACGCACTCGCCTTATGTCGGGCGCCGTCTGAAAGGCAGAGCTGTGATGACGGTGGTCGATGGCCGCATTGTGATGCGCGATGGAAATGTCCTCGCCTCAAAAAAGGAGAATGTCGGATGA